A window from Candidatus Lokiarchaeota archaeon encodes these proteins:
- a CDS encoding ATP-binding cassette domain-containing protein codes for MNEYIISIHQLSKSFGSLEVIRNLDLDISPGIFGLIGPNGAGKTTLFRTLLNLIRPDGGKATILGYDIEEESLAIRRKVGVLHERPTYPPFLTPLEYLDRMGKLFKERRNPEELLELV; via the coding sequence ATGAACGAATATATCATCTCAATACATCAACTAAGCAAGTCCTTCGGTTCGCTTGAAGTTATAAGGAATCTAGACCTAGATATTTCACCGGGAATTTTTGGATTGATTGGTCCTAATGGTGCAGGGAAGACCACTTTGTTCCGAACACTTCTGAATCTGATTAGACCTGACGGCGGAAAAGCCACTATCCTAGGATATGATATTGAAGAAGAATCATTGGCTATCAGGCGGAAGGTAGGCGTCCTTCATGAACGGCCTACGTATCCCCCGTTCCTGACTCCCCTTGAATATCTGGATCGAATGGGAAAGCTGTTCAAAGAACGTAGGAATCCCGAGGAGCTGCTAGAACTCGTT